The following are encoded in a window of Alosa sapidissima isolate fAloSap1 chromosome 12, fAloSap1.pri, whole genome shotgun sequence genomic DNA:
- the si:dkey-90m5.4 gene encoding leucine-rich alpha-2-glycoprotein encodes MNIRYLLNIALGICCWHGALPCPDLCNCYFGQDSTEVICNSIPISVFPAKGMPRNTTRLTIQYTNITTITGEDLQATPLLKELHLSNNELRNLSTDMLIEVPYLHTIDLTGNQLTHLPPRVFYHAPLDSIALKNNLLSRAEANWLPSNSNLTWIDLSGNRFQKIPAGILQNLGRLITLDLSENKLEDIPAGVLDPLTLLERLSLQNNKLRSIDPLAFNATYALSYLFLQHNRLEKLSPTLFQHVKELRYLDLSENHLRHLPTGALDPNVMFVDLGLNPWHCDAKMDYLWRWERKSIEVHHEATKAVCSLPAMLKGRPLASLSPDELGVKVE; translated from the exons ATGAATATCCGGTACCTTCTAAATATTGCGCTTGGCATCTGCTGCTGGCATGGCGCCCTCCCGTGTCCAGACCTCTGCAATTGCTATTTTGGCCAGGACTCCACGGAGGTAATATGCAACAGCATACCAATTTCTGTCTTCCCGGCTAAAGGTATGCCGAGGAACACCACCCGTCTGACCATTCAGTATACCAATATTACCACAATTACTGGAGAGGACCTGCAAGCAACACCGCTTCTTAAAGAGCTCCACCTGTCTAACAATGAGCTCAGAAACCTGTCAACAGACATGCTCATTGAGGTCCCCTATCTCCACACCATAGACCTTACAG GTAACCAGCTGACGCACCTCCCACCTCGAGTGTTCTACCACGCCCCACTTGACAGCATAGCGCTCAAAAACAACCTCCTCTCCAGAGCAGAAGCCAACTGGCTGCCCAGCAACAGCAACCTCACCTGGATTGACCTGTCAGGTAACCGCTTCCAGAAGATTCCTGCAGGCATCCTCCAGAACCTGGGCCGCCTGATCACCCTGGACCTCTCTGAGAACAAGCTAGAGGACATCCCAGCTGGAGTTCTGGACCCTCTGACCCTCCTGGAGAGGTTGTCTCTGCAGAACAACAAACTTCGCTCCATAGACCCCTTAGCCTTCAACGCCACATATGCGCTATCATATCTGTTTCTGCAACATAACCGTCTGGAGAAACTGTCCCCAACCCTGTTCCAGCATGTGAAGGAGTTGAGGTATCTGGATCTTAGTGAGAACCACCTGCGCCATCTCCCCACTGGAGCCCTGGATCCcaatgttatgtttgtggacCTTGGGTTGAATCCCTGGCACTGTGATGCCAAGATGGACTACCTGTGGAGGTGGGAGAGAAAGTCTATAGAGGTCCACCACGAGGCAACAAAGGCTGTGTGCTCTCTGCCAGCGATGCTGAAGGGAAGGCCACTGGCGTCCCTGAGTCCTGACGAGCTCGGAGTAAAGGTGGAGTAA
- the slc10a4 gene encoding sodium/bile acid cotransporter 4 yields MENATSPESAASPVDHIFNLTKDEWQLNGTTRVPDGASEDFVTAILRVTRDPVSLLRTTEGAIAAGLLAAPPAPSLAPPESGHLVVAFWDSPLSHGINVFVGIILCFTMLGLGCTVEVGQLGEHIRRPIGVLLALVCQFVIMPLVAFLLALAFSLDDVAAMAVLLCGCCPGGNLSNILSLLVNGEMNLSIIMTISSTILALVLMPLCLWMYSRAWINTPVVNLLPFGPIIITLCSTLIPIGLGVWLRYRYTRAADIVLKVSLWSLLVTLVMLFIMTGAMLGPELLSTIPPSVYLVAVLMPMAGYGAGYGLARLFDMPPNSCRTVSMETGCQNVQLCTAILKLAFPPQLMGGMYMFPLLYALFQAAEAGIFILAYRMYRTEVLHKEDYLGDSDDTDINYKTLKEDDGAFDTAYGSVTVSDPNSIALESRGTPPTPV; encoded by the exons ATGGAGAACGCAACCTCGCCGGAGAGCGCAGCGTCGCCTGTAGACCACATTTTCAATCTCACCAAAGATGAATGGCAACTCAATGGCACCACCAGGGTCCCGGACGGCGCGTCCGAGGACTTCGTCACGGCCATATTACGCGTTACTAGGGATCCAGTGTCTTTACTTAGAACCACCGAGGGGGCTATAGCCGCTGGTTTACTAGCGGCACCACCTGCGCCTTCGCTGGCTCCACCTGAGTCGGGTCACCTGGTGGTCGCGTTTTGGGACTCGCCACTCAGTCATGGGATAAACGTGTTCGTGGGGATTATCCTGTGCTTCACCATGTTGGGGCTGGGATGCACAGTGGAGGTAGGCCAACTCGGGGAGCATATCCGGAGGCCCATAGGGGTGTTGTTGGCTCTGGTGTGCCAGTTCGTCATCATGCCTCTGGTGGCTTTTCTTCTGGCACTGGCTTTCTCCCTCGACGATGTGGCGGCCATGGCCGTCCTACTGTGCGGCTGCTGCCCCGGAGGAAACCTTTCCAATATTTTGTCACTACTGGTCAACGGTGAAATGAACCTGAG CATCATCATGACCATCTCCTCCACCATTCTCGCGCTGGTCCTCATGCCGCTCTGCTTGTGGATGTATAGCCGAGCATGGATCAACACGCCCGTGGTGAACCTCTTGCCGTTCGGACCGATCATCATCACACTGTGCAGCACGCTCATTCCCATCGGTCTAGGTGTCTGGCTCAGATACCGCTACACCCGCGCTGCTGACATAGTCCTAAAA gtGTCTCTGTGGTCCCTGCTGGTCACCCTGGTGATGCTCTTCATCATGACCGGCGCCATGCTGGGCCCCGAGCTCCTGTCCACCATCCCGCCGTCCGTCTACCTGGTGGCCGTGCTGATGCCGATGGCCGGCTACGGGGCGGGCTACGGACTGGCGCGCCTCTTCGACATGCCGCCCAACAGCTGCCGGACCGTATCCATGGAGACGGGCTGCCAGAACGTGCAGCTGTGCACGGCCATCCTGAAGCTGGCCTTCCCGCCGCAGCTGATGGGCGGCATGTACATGTTCCCACTGCTCTACGCACTCTTCCAGGCGGCCGAGGCCGGCATCTTCATCCTGGCCTATCGCATGTACCGGACGGAGGTGCTCCACAAGGAGGACTACCTGGGCGACAGCGACGACACGGACATCAACTACAAGACGCTGAAGGAGGACGACGGGGCCTTCGACACGGCTTATGGCTCGGTGACCGTAAGTGACCCCAACTCCATTGCGCTGGAGTCTCGAGGAACACCCCCGACCCCGGTGTAG
- the zar1 gene encoding zygote arrest protein 1 — translation MASFGDETIESYLYSSYNPYSYRCPKPKTWRNKSYFAFGDAETYFDNDHRAQLKSILAQINPNLTPRLRRPNTKDIAVQVNPKTDVSVQCSLGPRTLSRNRNVLRKGGREVQLPLRTGGAAIRYPRTLAVYSPITSRRLSSLLSDVKGEKRGLNLSGGDELDTTLKSEGSECETEAAEKAAKEKPSPEKDGNEEKDLSNITDDQKDETQSGKQGDSNVKGRVRFQFLEQKYGYYHCKECNLRWESAYVWCVQGTNKVYFKQFCRTCKKAFNPYRVEDITCQICNKARCVCPVTPRHVDPKRPHRQDLCGRCKGKRLSCDSTFSFKYII, via the exons ATGGCTTCGTTTGGAGATGAAACGATTGAAAGTTACCTATATTCATCTTACAATCCATACTCGTATAGATGTCCGAAACCAAAGACCTGGCGGAACAAGAGTTATTTTGCCTTCGGAGACGCGGAGACCTACTTTGACAACGACCATCGCGCACAATTGAAGTCGATCTTGGCACAAATTAACCCCAATCTGACGCCGCGACTTCGAAGGCCTAACACCAAAGATATTGCCGTGCAGGTCAACCCCAAAACCGACGTATCGGTGCAGTGTTCCTTGGGCCCGCGGACCCTCAGTCGAAACCGAAATGTTTTGCGAAAAGGGGGTCGGGAAGTTCAGCTTCCATTGCGCACCGGAGGCGCTGCGATTCGTTACCCGCGCACCCTCGCCGTTTATTCCCCGATTACTTCCAGACgactctcatctctcctctcagaCGTCAAGGGAGAAAAGCGGGGACTTAACCTCTCGGGTGGCGATGAACTCGACACCACTTTGAAAAGTGAGGGCTCCGAATGTGAGACTGAGGCCGCAGAGAAGGCGGCCAAAGAAAAGCCTAGTCCAGAGAAGGACGGAAACGAAGAAAAAGACCTTTCAAATATTACCGATGATCAGAAAGACGAGACTCAAAGTGGAAAACAAGGCGATTCCAACGTCAAAGGACGCGTGAGATTTCAG TTCTTGGAGCAAAAGTATGGCTATTACCACTGCAAGGAGTGCAACCTGCGCTGGGAGAGCgcatatgtgtggtgtgtacagGGAACCAACAAG GTATACTTCAAACAGTTTTGCAGAACTTGTAAGAAGGCATTCAATCCGTACCGCGTTGAGGACATAACATGCCAG ATCTGCAACAAGGCGAGGTGCGTATGCCCAGTGACACCGCGTCACGTGGACCCCAAACGACCTCACCGTCAGGATCTTTGCGGGAGGTGCAAGGGCAAGAGACTGTCCTGTGACAGCACGTTCAGCTTCAAGTACATCATTTAG